A region from the Microcebus murinus isolate Inina chromosome 3, M.murinus_Inina_mat1.0, whole genome shotgun sequence genome encodes:
- the FABP1 gene encoding fatty acid-binding protein, liver — MNFSGKYQLQSQENFEPFMKAMGLPDDLIQKGKDIKGVSEIVQNGKHFKLTITTGSKVMHNEFTLGEECELETMTGEKVKAVVQLEGNKLVTTFKNIKSVTELNGDTITNTMTLGDIVFKRISKRI, encoded by the exons ATGAACTTCTCCGGCAAGTACCAACTGCAGAGCCAGGAAAACTTTGAACCCTTCATGAAGGCAATGG GTCTGCCTGACGACCTCATCCAGAAGGGGAAGGACATCAAGGGGGTGTCGGAAATCGTGCAAAACGGGAAGCACTTCAAGCTCACCATCACCACCGGTTCCAAAGTGATGCACAACGAGTTCACCCTGGGGGAGGAGTGTGAGCTGGAGACCATGACAGGGGAGAAGGTCAAG GCAGTGGTTCAGCTGGAAGGTAATAAGTTGGTGACAACTTTCAAGAACATCAAGTCCGTGACCGAGCTCAATGGCGACACAATCACCAAT ACCATGACATTGGGTGACATTGTCTTCAAGAGAATCAGCAAGAGAATTTAG